From Kineosporia succinea, the proteins below share one genomic window:
- the tsaE gene encoding tRNA (adenosine(37)-N6)-threonylcarbamoyltransferase complex ATPase subunit type 1 TsaE — MSGAHRADPAGTVDEPAVTVTSVVPAAADMRELGELIAARLRPGDLLVLTGDLGAGKTTLTQGIGARLRVRGDITSPTFVIARVHPPTQAGPPLVHVDAYRLETLSEVDDLDLDADLSESVTVVEWGEGLVEGLAADRLEVRLERPRGANGPDDPESIGDEPRTVRLRGFGPRWAGVDLPSL, encoded by the coding sequence GTGAGTGGGGCGCACCGTGCCGACCCGGCCGGAACCGTCGACGAACCGGCCGTGACCGTCACATCCGTCGTACCGGCAGCAGCCGACATGCGCGAGCTCGGCGAGCTGATCGCCGCGCGACTGCGCCCCGGCGACCTGCTGGTGCTGACCGGTGACCTGGGAGCGGGCAAGACCACGCTGACCCAGGGCATCGGCGCCCGGTTGCGGGTGCGGGGCGACATCACCAGCCCGACCTTCGTGATTGCCCGGGTCCATCCGCCGACGCAGGCCGGCCCGCCGCTGGTGCACGTCGACGCCTACCGGCTCGAGACCCTGTCCGAGGTCGACGATCTCGACCTGGACGCCGACCTGTCCGAGTCGGTCACCGTGGTCGAGTGGGGCGAGGGCCTGGTCGAGGGCCTGGCCGCCGACCGGCTGGAGGTCCGCCTCGAGCGCCCGCGCGGCGCCAACGGGCCGGACGACCCGGAGAGCATCGGCGACGAGCCCCGCACCGTGAGACTTCGTGGCTTCGGCCCCCGCTGGGCCGGTGTCGACCTCCCGTCCCTGTAG